One genomic segment of Deltaproteobacteria bacterium includes these proteins:
- a CDS encoding response regulator transcription factor, whose protein sequence is MIKVFIVDDHAIIRRGLKQIIADATDMFVAGEAPSISKALEQSRYCECDVIVLGFSLPDRSGLDVLKGFRHEQANRPVLVLTMYPEEQIAIRAFKAGAAGYLTKECSPEELIYALRKVADGGKYVSPVLAERLASRVAHHEKLPHEFLSDREYQVLHFLATGKTVSEIARQLTLSVKTISTYRARLLEKMSLRNNAELMRYALTNRLFE, encoded by the coding sequence ATGATAAAAGTTTTCATCGTCGATGATCACGCCATTATCCGCCGTGGACTCAAACAAATCATCGCCGACGCGACCGACATGTTCGTGGCAGGAGAAGCGCCCAGCATCTCCAAGGCCTTGGAACAGTCACGCTATTGCGAGTGTGATGTCATCGTTCTCGGCTTCTCGCTTCCTGACCGGAGCGGACTCGATGTACTCAAGGGGTTTCGACACGAGCAAGCGAACCGTCCGGTGCTCGTGTTAACTATGTACCCGGAGGAACAAATTGCCATCCGGGCATTCAAAGCCGGGGCCGCCGGCTATCTGACGAAAGAGTGTAGTCCAGAAGAATTGATCTACGCGCTCAGAAAAGTGGCGGATGGAGGCAAGTACGTGAGCCCTGTGCTAGCCGAGCGCTTGGCTTCGCGTGTTGCCCACCATGAAAAGCTGCCCCACGAATTTCTGTCTGATCGTGAATATCAAGTGCTACATTTTCTTGCGACAGGAAAGACCGTCTCAGAAATTGCCAGACAATTAACACTCAGTGTGAAAACCATTAGCACCTATCGTGCGCGGTTGTTAGAAAAGATGAGCTTAAGAAATAACGCCGAACTGATGCGTTACGCCCTCACGAACCGTCTTTTTGAGTAA
- a CDS encoding LLM class F420-dependent oxidoreductase gives MDYGIVLPHFGSFAREDVTRRVIAAAEAAEALGFSTVWVVDHVVFPAKMEGYAFNPNDPMLEPMTVLAALAMKTTRVKLGTAVLVLPYRHPLYTAKVLSTIDVLSGGRVIVGVGAGWLEGEFNAFGVPISERGSRTNETIDALKALWTQDTASYSGKHFQFENIKALPQPVQRPRPPILIGGMTKGALQRTAKRGDGWIAMGKSPDDIKAPLDTLRELTAKAGRKPEELQINMLPLAAPSIDQVISDLPRYQDLGVQHVYLSFRAWTSDFSQLVELMAKFAREVGLRV, from the coding sequence ATGGACTACGGTATCGTCCTGCCCCACTTCGGCTCATTTGCTCGTGAAGATGTCACCCGTCGCGTGATTGCTGCTGCCGAAGCTGCTGAGGCGTTGGGCTTTAGTACCGTCTGGGTTGTCGATCATGTTGTCTTCCCCGCCAAGATGGAAGGTTACGCCTTTAATCCTAACGATCCGATGTTGGAGCCGATGACCGTGCTAGCCGCGTTGGCGATGAAAACTACGCGGGTCAAACTGGGGACTGCCGTTCTAGTGCTGCCCTATCGGCATCCGCTTTATACTGCCAAGGTGCTCTCAACTATTGATGTCTTGTCTGGTGGACGTGTGATTGTTGGTGTCGGTGCCGGATGGCTTGAAGGTGAGTTCAATGCCTTCGGCGTGCCGATCAGCGAGCGTGGTAGTCGTACCAACGAGACCATCGACGCGCTGAAAGCGCTGTGGACGCAGGACACTGCCAGTTACTCAGGCAAGCATTTTCAGTTCGAGAATATCAAGGCGTTGCCTCAGCCGGTGCAAAGACCACGCCCACCGATTCTGATTGGTGGCATGACCAAAGGCGCGTTGCAACGCACGGCCAAACGTGGCGACGGCTGGATCGCCATGGGCAAGAGTCCGGATGATATCAAGGCACCCCTCGACACCCTGCGTGAATTGACAGCAAAAGCTGGTCGCAAGCCCGAAGAGTTACAGATCAACATGCTTCCACTCGCCGCACCGAGTATCGATCAAGTCATTAGTGATCTCCCGCGGTATCAGGACCTCGGTGTTCAGCATGTGTATCTCTCATTCCGTGCCTGGACCTCGGATTTTTCACAGTTGGTGGAATTGATGGCAAAGTTTGCAAGAGAAGTAGGACTCAGGGTATAA
- a CDS encoding HupE/UreJ family protein, with amino-acid sequence MCVFFLLLVSLLFSPQAAFAHTKSTSYSTWEITGTRAHVTVRVPIIELQRSLLSDAAASPTLLTDDGASAWQLATYLTTHLRLFSAEQPCQPLSAGVQVVATNDPLRIARTWTVVCPDPRQLHIRNDAFFATAPAHLHFARVRIDSAPVVEKLFAAHEREWFLSPAKTATTKIGSRFDEYLWLGVTHILSGADHLVFLLALLLLAESLSSVASIVTGFTIAHSVTLMLSVLNVVRPLSSVIESLIGFSIVVVALENVWVTSSESIRRGIVRLLLLILGGSMLTAHAGVLQLPQITLVGLALFSVAYLCLLRRVAQPQRLRWCVACIFGLIHGFGFAGVLTELALPTDRLVTALLGFNVGVELGQLGTVVLLWPLLRWVNQQRRPQIRLLTIHAGSAAILAVGICWFVTRAVAR; translated from the coding sequence ATGTGTGTCTTCTTCCTTCTTCTGGTGTCGCTTCTCTTCTCTCCCCAAGCTGCCTTTGCTCATACAAAGAGTACGTCGTATTCGACGTGGGAAATCACAGGAACTCGTGCGCATGTCACTGTGCGTGTGCCAATAATCGAACTGCAGCGATCGTTGCTATCGGACGCAGCGGCTTCTCCAACCTTGCTAACGGATGACGGTGCGAGTGCATGGCAACTTGCTACGTATCTAACGACGCATTTGCGGCTTTTCTCTGCAGAGCAGCCTTGTCAACCACTATCCGCAGGCGTGCAGGTTGTGGCGACAAATGATCCCCTGCGAATCGCGCGTACCTGGACGGTGGTTTGCCCGGACCCACGGCAGTTGCACATACGGAACGATGCTTTCTTTGCCACTGCTCCGGCGCACTTGCACTTTGCCCGAGTCCGAATTGATAGTGCCCCAGTAGTTGAGAAACTTTTTGCCGCGCATGAGCGTGAGTGGTTTCTCAGCCCAGCGAAAACCGCTACCACCAAGATCGGCAGCCGTTTCGACGAGTATCTGTGGCTTGGTGTTACGCACATCTTGAGTGGGGCTGATCATCTGGTGTTTTTGCTCGCGTTACTGCTTTTGGCAGAGTCTCTCTCCTCAGTTGCGTCGATTGTGACTGGCTTTACGATTGCCCATAGTGTAACTCTCATGTTGAGCGTCTTGAACGTTGTGCGCCCCCTTAGCAGTGTGATCGAGTCGCTAATCGGTTTCTCGATAGTCGTTGTTGCCCTCGAGAATGTATGGGTAACAAGTAGTGAATCAATACGCCGAGGAATCGTGCGTTTGCTGCTCCTTATCCTTGGTGGGAGTATGCTCACCGCTCACGCTGGTGTCCTTCAGCTTCCCCAGATTACGCTCGTGGGCCTCGCTCTTTTTTCTGTTGCGTACCTGTGCTTGTTGCGCCGGGTTGCGCAACCGCAACGGCTGCGCTGGTGTGTCGCGTGTATCTTCGGCCTCATTCATGGATTTGGTTTCGCTGGCGTGCTCACGGAGCTGGCCTTGCCGACAGATCGGCTGGTGACGGCCTTGCTGGGATTCAATGTCGGTGTCGAACTTGGCCAACTCGGGACTGTCGTGCTGTTATGGCCGTTGCTGAGGTGGGTGAATCAGCAACGGCGACCCCAGATTCGGCTGCTCACGATCCATGCTGGGTCAGCCGCCATTTTAGCAGTGGGCATCTGCTGGTTTGTGACCAGAGCTGTTGCGCGATGA
- a CDS encoding DUF3604 domain-containing protein, which produces MSPAVCRLMKLALSFLVVVSSCDYTDPGTPAPTRVPQEVVAARNISQPIRKERNSGAKQILFGDLHVHTTFSIDAFLFSLPSQSGTGAHPPADACDFARFCADLDFFSFNDHSEGLLLKQWEEIKQTTRTCNELAGPPDNPDLVVFPGWEWTQLAEEPAGYYGHKNVIFRDTDEARLPARPISSRDPYVPWQQGNLNTRAPLIGAVFFPFNARPFLQLRSQLVDLQNAAMCPSGVDTRQLPLDCLEGAPEPATLFEKLGQWGFETLVIPHGTSWGVMVPALAQWDTQLNRRHHDPEKQTLIEVYSGHGNSEEYRKWRPYHIVDGKAVCPAPTKDYLPCCWRAGEITRARCANPSSTECEAHVVEAQRQYIAAGLYGHKTIPGATVEDWLDCGQCRDCFNPDFSTRPMATVQYALAVSNFDDPTNVLRYRFGFLSSSDNHRAQPGTGYKEKRKAYTDAQGPRAPLGPIGKAVAPKPPPRGFGAWEFERQGSFFYTGGLVAVHSAGRSREAIWDALKRKEVYGTSGPRILLWVDLLNAPGGRRVPMGTEVSTQQTPRFEVRAVGALKQKPGCPAHTFASVSPEVISNICLGECYNPTDERYTITRIEVVRIRPQVRPGEPIEPLIDDPWQTLPCPGTPDGCVVTFEDLDFRPAGRDALYYVRAIQEKTPMVSARNLRCEYDAQGNCIKTTPCYADYRTAMDDDCLSDGEERAWSSPIFVNYGSTDAS; this is translated from the coding sequence GCTGTCTGTAGACTGATGAAACTCGCCTTGAGTTTTCTTGTGGTTGTGTCGAGCTGTGATTATACCGACCCCGGAACCCCCGCCCCGACTCGTGTTCCTCAAGAGGTCGTTGCTGCACGTAACATCTCACAGCCCATCCGAAAAGAGCGCAACTCAGGAGCTAAGCAAATCCTCTTCGGTGACCTCCACGTCCATACGACCTTCTCGATCGATGCCTTCCTGTTCAGCCTCCCGTCTCAAAGTGGCACTGGCGCACATCCTCCGGCTGATGCTTGTGACTTTGCCCGTTTCTGTGCGGACTTGGATTTTTTCAGTTTCAACGACCATTCCGAGGGACTTTTGCTGAAGCAGTGGGAAGAGATAAAGCAGACAACGCGGACGTGCAATGAGCTGGCTGGACCGCCGGACAATCCAGATCTCGTTGTCTTTCCTGGTTGGGAATGGACCCAACTTGCTGAGGAACCTGCAGGCTATTATGGCCATAAGAATGTGATCTTTCGTGACACTGATGAAGCTCGTTTGCCAGCCCGACCAATCAGCAGCCGCGACCCGTACGTCCCGTGGCAACAGGGGAACCTCAACACGCGCGCCCCGTTGATCGGAGCAGTGTTCTTTCCGTTCAATGCACGCCCGTTTCTGCAACTTCGTTCGCAACTTGTCGATTTGCAAAATGCCGCGATGTGTCCCTCTGGGGTTGATACACGACAGCTTCCCCTCGATTGTCTGGAAGGTGCACCTGAGCCTGCGACCCTGTTCGAGAAGCTCGGCCAGTGGGGCTTCGAGACGTTAGTGATTCCACACGGAACGTCGTGGGGCGTCATGGTGCCTGCCCTTGCGCAGTGGGACACACAGCTCAACCGTCGCCATCATGATCCTGAGAAACAAACCCTCATTGAAGTGTACTCCGGGCATGGCAACTCTGAGGAGTACCGCAAATGGCGACCGTATCACATTGTGGATGGCAAAGCGGTGTGTCCGGCACCGACAAAGGACTATCTACCGTGCTGTTGGCGAGCTGGTGAAATTACTCGTGCACGCTGTGCCAATCCGTCCTCGACTGAATGTGAAGCCCACGTCGTCGAAGCCCAACGGCAGTACATCGCCGCTGGTCTCTATGGTCACAAGACGATTCCGGGAGCAACGGTCGAAGATTGGCTTGATTGCGGCCAGTGTCGCGACTGTTTTAACCCTGACTTTTCAACTCGGCCTATGGCAACGGTCCAGTATGCACTGGCAGTGAGTAATTTCGACGATCCAACGAACGTGCTGCGTTATCGCTTTGGATTTTTGTCTTCCAGTGATAATCACCGCGCCCAGCCTGGCACCGGCTATAAAGAGAAACGCAAAGCGTATACCGACGCGCAAGGACCCAGAGCGCCGTTAGGGCCGATCGGCAAAGCGGTGGCACCAAAGCCACCACCACGTGGCTTTGGTGCGTGGGAATTTGAGCGGCAAGGAAGCTTTTTCTATACCGGTGGATTGGTGGCCGTACACAGCGCAGGAAGAAGTCGTGAAGCCATCTGGGATGCGCTCAAGCGCAAGGAGGTGTATGGCACCTCAGGGCCGCGAATTTTACTATGGGTTGATTTACTGAATGCCCCTGGCGGGCGACGAGTGCCGATGGGGACCGAAGTCTCCACGCAACAAACACCTCGGTTTGAGGTGCGTGCCGTTGGTGCGTTGAAGCAAAAACCTGGCTGTCCTGCTCACACGTTTGCGAGTGTCTCACCAGAAGTGATCAGCAATATCTGCTTGGGGGAATGCTACAACCCAACCGATGAACGCTATACGATTACGCGGATCGAGGTCGTGCGTATTCGTCCGCAGGTCCGACCTGGAGAGCCGATCGAACCGCTCATTGATGATCCGTGGCAGACCCTGCCATGCCCAGGCACTCCTGACGGGTGTGTGGTAACGTTTGAAGATCTGGATTTCCGACCGGCAGGGAGAGACGCGCTGTATTATGTGCGAGCGATTCAGGAGAAGACACCGATGGTGAGCGCGCGGAATCTGCGTTGTGAGTATGATGCACAGGGCAATTGTATCAAGACAACACCTTGTTACGCCGATTATCGCACGGCGATGGACGACGACTGCCTAAGTGATGGAGAGGAGCGAGCTTGGTCTTCTCCGATCTTTGTGAATTATGGGAGCACAGATGCGTCGTGA
- a CDS encoding amino acid transporter translates to MSENHILPTRTRRRLKLWLLEGYRKKIAGPHVSAAEHTHPWWKVMCLTGVDYFSTLGYQPGIAFLAAGALSPLATLVLVLLTLFGALPMYNRVAEASPHGDGSISMLEDLLPQWRGKLFVLALLGFAATSFIITITLSAADATAHIAENPYAPAFLHHRVAVTLVLIGALGAVFLKGFSEAIGIAVAIVVLYIGLNLIVVGTGFVEIVRHPDVLGNWHETLLRSHGNIPAMIGAALLLFPKLALGLSGFETGVVVMPLVQGDATDTHERPTGRIRNARKLLAAAALIMSVMLIGSSIVTTILIPPEAFQKGGEANGRALAYLAHEHLGEAFGTLYDLSTILILWFAGSSALAGLLNIVPRYLPRYGMAPEWARATRPLVLVFTAVCFVVTILFEADVDAQGGAYATGVLALMSSAAFAVALAVWRAGGWQKWAFALIAVIFTYTTLVNIYAQPRGLKIAIFFILAIVVTSFVSRILRATELRVEGIEIDPTAQAFIHELSAGPIHVIANQPDSRDELEYRLKEAEQRKDNFIPAESPVLFLEVYVDDASEFTDTLRIKGVNVNGYRVLRAESTAVPNAIAAFLLHLRNETGRVPHIYFDWTEGNPFTYLLKYIVFGEGYTAPVTREILRQSEPDPKWRPAVHVSE, encoded by the coding sequence ATGTCTGAAAATCACATCCTACCAACCCGCACCCGCCGACGCCTGAAGCTCTGGCTGTTGGAAGGGTATCGGAAAAAGATTGCAGGTCCGCATGTCAGTGCGGCTGAGCACACACACCCGTGGTGGAAGGTGATGTGTCTCACCGGTGTCGATTACTTTTCGACACTGGGATACCAGCCTGGTATTGCCTTTCTCGCGGCTGGGGCGCTTTCGCCATTAGCGACACTCGTCTTGGTGTTGCTGACGCTCTTTGGCGCATTGCCGATGTACAATCGTGTGGCGGAGGCGAGCCCGCATGGGGATGGCTCGATTTCGATGCTCGAGGACCTTTTGCCGCAATGGCGTGGCAAACTGTTTGTGTTGGCTCTGCTCGGTTTCGCTGCGACTAGCTTTATTATCACCATTACCTTGTCGGCTGCCGATGCGACAGCGCATATTGCGGAGAATCCCTACGCTCCGGCATTTCTGCATCATCGCGTTGCTGTCACCCTGGTGCTCATTGGTGCCCTTGGCGCGGTGTTTTTAAAGGGGTTTAGTGAGGCCATTGGCATTGCGGTTGCCATTGTCGTTCTGTACATCGGTCTGAACCTGATCGTTGTTGGAACTGGCTTCGTCGAGATTGTTCGTCATCCTGATGTCTTAGGGAATTGGCATGAGACGCTCCTGCGCAGTCATGGGAACATCCCTGCCATGATCGGGGCTGCGTTACTGCTGTTTCCAAAACTCGCCCTTGGGTTGTCTGGGTTCGAGACTGGGGTTGTCGTGATGCCGCTGGTCCAGGGCGATGCCACTGATACCCATGAGCGCCCCACTGGTCGTATTCGCAATGCGCGTAAACTGCTTGCTGCCGCTGCGTTAATTATGAGCGTTATGCTCATTGGCAGCAGTATTGTCACCACGATACTCATTCCTCCTGAAGCATTCCAAAAGGGTGGGGAAGCCAACGGACGGGCGTTAGCCTATCTGGCGCACGAACATCTCGGGGAAGCGTTCGGAACGCTCTATGATCTTAGTACGATTCTTATCCTCTGGTTTGCGGGCTCTTCGGCACTTGCCGGGCTTCTGAACATCGTGCCGCGCTATCTGCCGCGCTATGGCATGGCGCCAGAATGGGCGCGGGCGACGCGACCTCTGGTGCTGGTCTTCACGGCAGTCTGTTTTGTTGTGACGATTCTTTTTGAGGCGGATGTTGATGCGCAAGGTGGAGCATACGCCACTGGCGTTCTGGCCTTGATGAGTTCCGCCGCGTTTGCAGTTGCTCTTGCGGTGTGGCGCGCTGGTGGTTGGCAAAAGTGGGCGTTTGCGCTGATTGCGGTCATATTTACCTATACCACTCTCGTGAATATTTACGCCCAACCCAGAGGCCTCAAAATTGCCATCTTTTTTATTTTGGCAATTGTTGTGACCTCCTTCGTCTCGCGTATATTGCGTGCGACGGAACTACGGGTTGAGGGCATTGAGATCGACCCCACGGCACAGGCATTCATTCATGAACTGAGCGCTGGTCCTATTCATGTGATTGCCAACCAGCCAGATAGTCGTGATGAATTAGAATATCGCCTGAAAGAAGCAGAGCAACGCAAAGACAATTTCATCCCAGCAGAGTCTCCTGTCCTCTTTCTGGAAGTCTATGTTGATGACGCCTCGGAGTTTACCGATACCCTGCGTATTAAAGGGGTGAACGTCAACGGCTACCGAGTGCTGCGAGCAGAAAGTACGGCCGTGCCCAATGCCATTGCCGCGTTCTTACTTCATCTGCGGAATGAAACTGGCAGAGTACCTCATATCTATTTTGATTGGACAGAAGGAAACCCGTTCACGTACTTACTCAAATATATTGTTTTCGGTGAAGGCTACACCGCACCAGTGACGCGAGAAATCTTGCGCCAGAGTGAACCTGATCCTAAGTGGCGTCCAGCGGTACATGTGAGTGAGTGA
- a CDS encoding four helix bundle protein, producing MAVRIHTHKELRVYQNAMEAAMEIFSLTKKFPVEEKYSLVDQIRRSSRSVCANIAEAWRKRRCQAACTAKLNDAESEASETQVWFEFAQKCNYVSMDTEKQLDAMSNHIISQLIRMIDEADKWIVKLS from the coding sequence ATGGCGGTTAGAATCCATACCCACAAGGAGTTGCGTGTTTATCAGAACGCTATGGAAGCGGCGATGGAGATTTTCTCTTTAACGAAAAAGTTTCCAGTAGAGGAAAAGTATTCTCTGGTCGACCAAATCCGTCGTTCCTCGCGTTCGGTGTGTGCAAACATTGCTGAGGCATGGCGAAAACGGAGGTGTCAAGCTGCTTGTACTGCGAAGTTGAACGATGCGGAGAGTGAAGCGAGCGAAACTCAAGTTTGGTTTGAGTTTGCTCAAAAGTGTAACTACGTGAGTATGGACACAGAAAAGCAGCTAGATGCCATGTCTAACCACATCATTAGTCAACTAATTCGGATGATTGATGAGGCAGATAAGTGGATAGTGAAACTTTCATAA
- a CDS encoding Rieske (2Fe-2S) protein yields MIHNWQHNWYYLADESEILTRGDFKTLVISEQPVIVVRSEDGQVRVLFNICRHRDVMVCHEERGNATRFVCPFHGWVYNTKGNLMGLSSAGEMARTFSERHGLKPVPRMGIVRGCIFASLNSEGEDLESYLKRTKFFEGKARL; encoded by the coding sequence ATGATCCACAACTGGCAACACAACTGGTATTACCTCGCCGACGAAAGTGAAATTCTCACTCGCGGGGACTTCAAAACCCTGGTCATTAGTGAACAGCCAGTGATTGTTGTTCGCAGTGAAGACGGTCAGGTTCGCGTGCTTTTCAATATTTGTCGCCATCGCGACGTGATGGTCTGCCATGAGGAACGAGGCAATGCCACACGTTTCGTCTGTCCGTTTCACGGCTGGGTCTACAACACCAAAGGCAACCTGATGGGGTTGAGCAGCGCGGGGGAGATGGCTCGGACTTTTTCAGAACGACACGGCCTCAAACCCGTTCCGCGCATGGGCATTGTCCGAGGTTGTATCTTTGCCAGCTTAAATTCCGAGGGCGAGGATCTCGAATCGTACCTGAAGAGGACGAAGTTCTTTGAGGGGAAGGCAAGGCTATAG